ATATGCCTGTAGTAATGCACTCGTTCACTCGCTCGTGCCGCAACGACGGGATTGTGCGGGGCTGCCAATCGAATCGCCTGGATGATTAAATGAAAGCGTGAAGTGCCATGACGCAGATTTTGAGCAAACGAGGGGATGACTTCGCCTCGATCGCCATTGAGTTGAAAGCGGTCAGGATTTGGACGACCAAAAAATAGCTGTTCCAAAACTGTGAGAGTGCCATGAAAGTTGATAATGAGTGGGCGATCGCGCGTGAACAATGCTTCAAACATTTCTTTGTCTAAATGCTGAGAATTTTCCGCGTCTTCTTCCAACACTCGCAAGTCGGTGACATTTACCACCCGCACCCGCAGTGCTGGCATTTCGTCCCGCAAGATGTGAGCGGCTGCCATGACTTCAACTGTGGAACGATCGCCAATTCCAACTAGCACTACATCAGGATCGATGCCTTCATCGGTGCTTGCCCAGTGCCAAATTGAAGCACCTGCCCGACAGTGCGTGATCGCTTCAGCCATCGTTAACCATTGCGGCATCGGATCAGCACTGGTAAGGATGAGATTAATCTGATCGGTCGTGTTTAAGCAGTGCGCGATCGTCGTGAGCAAACAGTTGGCATCTGGCGGTAGATAAACTCGCACGATTTCCGCTTTTTGCGTCAGCACAGCATTGATAAAACTAGAGCTTTGCTGAGAAAAGTCACTGGATTCCTGCTGCCACGGGGTTGAAACTGCTAAATAATTCAGAGAGGCGACGGATGATTGGGCAAAGCCCACGCTTCGCGAATGCCACGGGAATGTTTTGGACAGTTTCAAGAACCTGGCGTGCTGGTTCATCATGCTGATAATGCTGTTTAAAGACGCTTCATACGATAGAAAAAGTCCGTACCGACCTGTAAGCACATAGCCCTGAAGCCATCCTTGACAAGTGTGCTGGCTGAAAAACTCCAGCATCCGTTCTTTTCTCAAACTGACCTGCAAATCATCAGACTGAATCGAACCATGATCATTGCGATGGTTGACTTCTAGTACGCCTGATAAATTGCTCGACTCTAGCTGATCAAGGCAGAAAATACGGAACGTTTGTGGATTTTGCTCAATGACTGTTTTGATGTACTTTCCAATCTGTTCTGTACTGCTGAATTGATCTTCTTCATGTGAACAGGACTTTGTTTGAATTGGAATTTCAAAGTCAAAGATATTCGGTAAATTTAGGGGCTTGTAGACACCTTCGCCAGATATGTGAGCAAGACAGCCCATGCGTTGCTTATCTTGGGGGCAAAGATTTAGAATCTCTCGAATCGGGCAACCCTGTTGGTCAAACAATTCTTCAATTTTATAAGAGCGTAACCAGTCTTCTAGAAGCTGCAACTGTTGCGGATTGGTCTTTACATCTTTGGCAGGAATTGGGTGAGAGCGATGAGACTTCTCTATCGACGCTCCATCAATTTCCTGGATGCCTGTCCAGTCTTTGGGCGATCGCACAATCAATAAAGGAAACTTGGGTTGAGTAATCGCTTGCCCTAAACGTGCCGCTTGCTGAATTCTGCAAATCTCTCGATATGCCCAATCGAGTGAGCTATAAAGATCAGCATTTAGATCGAGCGCATTTTGAGTCGCCGAATCTTTGTCAAACTGATTTTTCTGACTGCCAACAATTCGGACTTGATAGCCGTAGCCTGTAAATCGTTGCTGAAGTTCAATATCACTCATCGCAGCGTAGATAGCGGGAGTTGAAGTCTTATCGCCATTGAGGTGCAAGATCGGCAGCACTGCGCCAGATTTTGCTGGATCGATCAACTTGTAGCTATCCCAGGCATTAGCTGTCGCTCCTGTTTCTGCTTCTTGATCGCTAATAACGCAAGCCACAATCAAGTCAGGATTATCCATGACTGCCCCAAAAGCAACAGCGAGAGCATAACCGAGTTCTTCACCTGCATAATCGTGATTCAGAAAACCACAGGGACAGGAAAAGCCGCGAATTAAGGTTGCCAGTCCATTAGCATCTAGAGTCAGTTCGGGATAACACGCCTGGATAGACCTTTCTAGGTAAAGGTTTGCCAACATTGCAGGTGTTCCGTATCCTGCCTCTGCGACGAGGAAAAGGCTGATGTCATGGTGCTGAATCAGGCAATTGAGGTGAACATAGATCAAGTTAATGCCAGGGCAAGTGCCCCAGTGTCCTAGCAGACAGTCTTTGATATGCTCCGACTTTAAGGGTTGCTTGAGTAGAAAATTGTCTTTCAGGTAGATTTGAGCCGCTGCAAGGTAATTCGTTAGGCGACAATAACGCGCGATCGCGTCTAGCTCCGCCTGATGAGCCGCCCGGACTTGTTGGATCGAAATTTCAGAATTGGCAGGAGTCGGCAGAATTGAGAAACGCATAGTTACTCACTTCAATAAAAATTTAGTTCCTTGTTTTGGGTCAAGGAGCTAGAGTCAAGGCTTGACCCAATCAGTTGAGCGACTCGAAAGGCAGAGCCGATTGCTCCTTCATGTAAACCATCCCCAAGGTAGGCTCCGGCATGGTAGGTGTTGTTCTCTCCATTGGTAGCAACTACTTCATCCCGGTATCGAAAGGATTCAGTGGTATACATCGGGGTATGGTGTTTCTGAATGTGAATGATGCGATCGGATGCAATCAACTCCTCTAGTTGGAATGATAAAAAATTATGCTGTGGCGACGAGATACCGCAAAGCTGATTTAGGCAGCCGTTATAGCCCCAGCGACTATCTGGCTTTTGGAAGTAATCAAATTCTGAGGGTTGTGTAATGCCTTGGCGGGCGTACATGGAAATATCTCTATGAACTAAGGTTGTTACATGGTTGGCTTTCCAGGCAGAAAACCGTTTGGTTTCAGCATCGGTTGGGTCTGCTAACAGCGCCATTACTTGATCAGGGGGTGTAGCAAACACGACTTTATCAAACTCCTGAATTTCACCCGTCGAGCGCACAATTTTGACAACATCCGAGCTTCTGGAAATACGGTCAATCTCTACATTCAGCACAATTTCACCCTTAAATCGCGCCAGGATTTTTTCAATGTAAGAATACACACCGCCTTTAACTCTGACCCAGTTGACCGCGAGATAGTCACGTAAAGTAGGGATTGCCAACTCT
This window of the Nostoc sp. C052 genome carries:
- a CDS encoding phosphoketolase family protein, with protein sequence MRFSILPTPANSEISIQQVRAAHQAELDAIARYCRLTNYLAAAQIYLKDNFLLKQPLKSEHIKDCLLGHWGTCPGINLIYVHLNCLIQHHDISLFLVAEAGYGTPAMLANLYLERSIQACYPELTLDANGLATLIRGFSCPCGFLNHDYAGEELGYALAVAFGAVMDNPDLIVACVISDQEAETGATANAWDSYKLIDPAKSGAVLPILHLNGDKTSTPAIYAAMSDIELQQRFTGYGYQVRIVGSQKNQFDKDSATQNALDLNADLYSSLDWAYREICRIQQAARLGQAITQPKFPLLIVRSPKDWTGIQEIDGASIEKSHRSHPIPAKDVKTNPQQLQLLEDWLRSYKIEELFDQQGCPIREILNLCPQDKQRMGCLAHISGEGVYKPLNLPNIFDFEIPIQTKSCSHEEDQFSSTEQIGKYIKTVIEQNPQTFRIFCLDQLESSNLSGVLEVNHRNDHGSIQSDDLQVSLRKERMLEFFSQHTCQGWLQGYVLTGRYGLFLSYEASLNSIISMMNQHARFLKLSKTFPWHSRSVGFAQSSVASLNYLAVSTPWQQESSDFSQQSSSFINAVLTQKAEIVRVYLPPDANCLLTTIAHCLNTTDQINLILTSADPMPQWLTMAEAITHCRAGASIWHWASTDEGIDPDVVLVGIGDRSTVEVMAAAHILRDEMPALRVRVVNVTDLRVLEEDAENSQHLDKEMFEALFTRDRPLIINFHGTLTVLEQLFFGRPNPDRFQLNGDRGEVIPSFAQNLRHGTSRFHLIIQAIRLAAPHNPVVAARASERVHYYRHILAERYRSSQKLGGDRASPSLS
- a CDS encoding FAD-dependent oxidoreductase is translated as MRIAVIGGGASGMATAYLLDKEGHHVTVFERQPMLGGHIRTLNKNVKPNQADCDEILESGVLEFPTVFYNFISLMQELGVELEPVDIGSAMFLKDGSHFLSAVTIEKNFAGIHGLIEQLRLDTIYVRSAGLWLRTRFANLQNLSNRPLSEYLKGSGSRDTWLKLVVMYSYSMPFELIDDFPAELAIPTLRDYLAVNWVRVKGGVYSYIEKILARFKGEIVLNVEIDRISRSSDVVKIVRSTGEIQEFDKVVFATPPDQVMALLADPTDAETKRFSAWKANHVTTLVHRDISMYARQGITQPSEFDYFQKPDSRWGYNGCLNQLCGISSPQHNFLSFQLEELIASDRIIHIQKHHTPMYTTESFRYRDEVVATNGENNTYHAGAYLGDGLHEGAIGSAFRVAQLIGSSLDSSSLTQNKELNFY